One segment of Thermodesulfovibrio sp. 3907-1M DNA contains the following:
- a CDS encoding transglycosylase SLT domain-containing protein, giving the protein MKKLVSLIIFLIFTLSTPCYSEDNKDTTPSLKQDEKKEVIFSGNEDFKLLPDTNESFIGKIEKHINLFSEKLREKFALWLSRSTKYMEKMKEILIEKGLPEDLVYLPLIESGFNVNARSRAKAVGPWQFIESTAKRYGLVVDWWRDERKDPIKSTIAAANYLKDLYQMFGDWSLALAAYNAGEGRIYKAMNRVGENDYWMLLNTKYLPKETKNYVPKYIAAITIAKQPENFGFGNIKEHESLSYEEVVIPSPTDLDVIARCAGVDVNAIKELNPELKRWSTPMNVKEYIIRIPEGRKDTFLLNFEKIPAEKRFSHDTYITKKGDTVYKIAKKTGYSITVLYEMNGAELFKNLQPGTKIMIPPHEKFTPLKEDKFYEKKIAKKKIISKNKKTSQHSKTKRVKKNKKA; this is encoded by the coding sequence ATGAAAAAACTGGTAAGCTTAATCATTTTTCTCATCTTTACTCTCTCAACTCCATGCTATTCTGAAGACAACAAAGATACTACTCCCTCTCTCAAGCAGGATGAGAAAAAAGAAGTGATATTCTCAGGGAATGAGGATTTTAAACTTCTGCCTGATACAAATGAAAGCTTTATCGGAAAAATAGAGAAGCATATCAATTTATTCTCAGAAAAATTAAGAGAGAAATTTGCCCTTTGGCTGAGCCGTTCAACAAAGTATATGGAAAAAATGAAGGAGATACTGATAGAAAAGGGATTGCCGGAAGACCTTGTTTATTTACCTTTAATAGAAAGCGGATTTAATGTTAATGCTCGTTCAAGGGCAAAGGCTGTTGGCCCATGGCAGTTTATTGAAAGCACTGCTAAAAGATATGGTTTAGTAGTTGACTGGTGGAGAGATGAAAGAAAAGACCCTATTAAATCAACCATTGCTGCTGCAAACTATCTGAAAGATCTTTATCAAATGTTTGGAGACTGGTCGCTTGCCCTGGCAGCTTACAATGCTGGTGAAGGAAGAATCTATAAAGCCATGAACAGGGTTGGTGAAAATGATTACTGGATGCTTTTAAATACTAAGTATCTTCCAAAGGAAACAAAAAATTATGTTCCAAAATACATTGCTGCAATAACAATTGCAAAACAACCTGAAAATTTTGGTTTTGGAAATATAAAGGAACATGAAAGTTTAAGTTATGAAGAAGTTGTTATCCCATCTCCTACTGATCTTGATGTAATTGCCAGATGCGCAGGGGTTGATGTTAACGCTATTAAAGAATTAAATCCTGAGCTAAAAAGGTGGTCTACTCCAATGAACGTTAAAGAATACATTATCAGGATCCCTGAAGGCAGAAAAGACACTTTTCTTTTAAACTTTGAAAAAATACCAGCTGAAAAAAGATTCAGCCATGATACATATATCACAAAAAAAGGTGATACAGTTTATAAAATTGCTAAAAAAACAGGTTATTCCATCACAGTGCTTTATGAGATGAACGGAGCGGAGTTATTCAAAAATTTACAACCCGGCACAAAAATTATGATTCCTCCCCATGAAAAATTTACTCCTTTAAAGGAAGATAAATTCTATGAAAAGAAAATTGCAAAAAAGAAAATCATTTCAAAAAACAAAAAAACCTCTCAACACAGCAAAACTAAAAGAGTGAAAAAAAATAAAAAGGCTTAA
- a CDS encoding 4Fe-4S binding protein, translating to MKIGVIFCACAGQITEKIDFEKLKALITDKVAWFEKFELACSEETQKEIIDLLISRKPDGLIILACSPKNKESVFQSIAQKAGINPYMINIVNIREQVVWVTKDKQEALKKIYALFKGALERLKKQKPLFEKEFPVSDNIMVVGGGIAGLKAALALSRAGRKVYLIERENSLGGKITRYEKLFPDLSCGPCVVHPMIEEVLSSDIELRLNSELKELKGFFGSLFAKVLSKPVYVNPGKCIGCSQCEEVCPVNAIRVESMKLPAVARINPELCLALKGKECNLCIKECPVPDAINFNESENEETIKVNAILWATGFELIDCKAFAELGYGKFKDVYNALEFEEILNSEGPAKGEIITSSGSVPHRIAIIHCVGSLDEDYYPYCSKICCQYAFKFNRVIRQIQPDVEIIHFVKEIVLPGKKAYKLYSQAIKDPLTKVLRYENLKELKIEREDSLIISFKNDKIPCDIVVLCPAIVSDKKIEEVSGVFFTGSVKEPMTIQETITDVMAQVGELLSSFKEKIIRQPFIAKIDYNKCSRCGICLSQCPYRAIESVMGKPEIIEVLCEGCGICVASCPSKAIDIDGYTDEEILSEIEGIVDAIEEVSYGSDFT from the coding sequence TTGAAAATCGGGGTTATTTTTTGTGCCTGTGCTGGGCAGATAACTGAAAAGATTGATTTTGAAAAACTTAAAGCTTTAATAACTGACAAAGTTGCATGGTTTGAAAAATTTGAATTAGCCTGCTCTGAGGAGACACAAAAAGAAATTATAGATTTACTCATCTCAAGAAAACCTGACGGATTAATTATTCTTGCCTGCTCGCCCAAAAATAAAGAGTCTGTATTTCAGAGTATTGCTCAAAAAGCAGGGATTAATCCATATATGATCAATATTGTTAATATCAGAGAACAGGTTGTATGGGTTACTAAAGATAAACAGGAAGCACTGAAAAAAATATATGCACTTTTCAAGGGAGCATTGGAAAGACTGAAAAAACAAAAACCTCTTTTTGAAAAAGAATTTCCAGTTTCAGATAATATAATGGTTGTTGGAGGAGGTATAGCAGGACTCAAGGCAGCACTCGCTCTTTCAAGGGCTGGTCGGAAAGTTTATCTTATTGAAAGGGAAAACTCACTTGGTGGTAAAATTACCAGATATGAAAAACTCTTTCCAGACCTTTCCTGCGGACCCTGCGTGGTACATCCAATGATTGAGGAGGTTTTAAGTTCTGATATAGAACTGAGATTAAATTCGGAATTAAAAGAATTAAAAGGATTTTTCGGAAGCCTTTTTGCAAAGGTTTTATCAAAGCCAGTTTATGTTAATCCTGGAAAATGTATTGGTTGCTCTCAATGTGAAGAAGTCTGTCCAGTAAATGCTATCAGAGTAGAATCGATGAAACTTCCAGCAGTGGCAAGAATAAATCCTGAGCTGTGTCTTGCTCTTAAAGGAAAGGAGTGTAATTTATGCATAAAGGAGTGTCCTGTGCCAGATGCAATAAATTTCAATGAATCAGAGAATGAAGAAACTATAAAAGTCAATGCCATACTCTGGGCAACAGGATTTGAGCTTATTGATTGTAAAGCCTTTGCTGAGCTTGGATATGGAAAATTTAAAGATGTCTATAATGCGCTGGAATTTGAAGAAATTTTAAACTCTGAGGGACCTGCCAAAGGAGAAATAATAACCAGTTCAGGAAGTGTTCCCCATAGGATTGCAATTATTCATTGTGTTGGAAGCCTTGATGAAGATTACTATCCCTACTGCAGTAAAATATGCTGTCAGTATGCTTTTAAGTTTAACAGAGTAATCAGACAGATTCAGCCAGATGTTGAAATAATTCACTTTGTTAAGGAAATAGTGCTTCCAGGTAAAAAGGCATACAAACTTTATTCACAGGCAATTAAAGACCCTCTGACAAAAGTTTTAAGATATGAAAACTTAAAGGAGTTAAAGATTGAAAGAGAAGATTCATTGATTATTTCTTTTAAAAACGATAAAATTCCCTGTGACATTGTTGTTCTATGTCCTGCAATTGTGTCAGATAAAAAAATAGAGGAAGTCTCAGGAGTATTTTTTACAGGCTCTGTCAAAGAGCCTATGACAATACAGGAAACAATAACTGATGTAATGGCTCAGGTTGGAGAACTTCTCAGCTCATTTAAGGAGAAAATAATAAGGCAACCATTTATAGCAAAAATAGACTATAATAAATGCAGCCGTTGTGGCATATGTTTATCTCAATGTCCCTATAGAGCAATTGAGAGTGTAATGGGAAAACCAGAGATTATTGAAGTTCTTTGCGAAGGATGCGGGATATGCGTGGCTTCATGTCCTTCAAAGGCAATTGATATTGATGGCTACACTGATGAGGAAATTTTATCTGAGATAGAGGGAATAGTTGATGCAATTGAGGAGGTAAGTTATGGCAGTGATTTTACTTGA
- a CDS encoding ferredoxin family protein: MQTKARGLIVIDTERCKGCKYCVLTCPKGCIELSSEFNSSGFFPARFSNPDSCTGCAMCAVVCPEIAIEVFVED, from the coding sequence ATGCAAACAAAGGCGAGAGGTTTAATTGTTATTGACACAGAAAGATGTAAAGGATGCAAATACTGTGTATTAACATGCCCTAAGGGATGTATTGAACTTTCCTCGGAGTTTAATTCCTCTGGTTTTTTCCCTGCAAGATTTTCCAATCCTGACAGCTGCACAGGATGTGCGATGTGTGCAGTTGTATGCCCTGAAATTGCCATAGAGGTATTCGTAGAAGATTGA
- a CDS encoding tetratricopeptide repeat protein, whose translation MKHKAEDVVTIKEKLIAQKKKLVIGIFIFLSIVFLITGFYIYNLKQESDAKEIEYEAYKAMLQKKFSQAGDLFAKAYEKKKKIIYLINAGYSYSLAEDNKKAIEYLNKVASMDDETFSNLAKFKIAMIYLKNNDKERTIKSLKEIINGKSIVMKDAALFELAKVTDNREESRKYYEELINKFPYSTMVEPAKVELEKLNH comes from the coding sequence ATGAAACATAAGGCAGAAGATGTTGTAACCATTAAAGAAAAATTAATTGCTCAAAAAAAGAAGCTGGTGATAGGAATTTTTATATTTCTAAGCATAGTTTTTCTCATAACAGGCTTTTATATTTACAATCTTAAACAGGAAAGCGATGCAAAAGAAATTGAATATGAAGCCTATAAGGCAATGTTGCAGAAGAAATTTTCTCAGGCAGGTGATCTATTTGCAAAAGCTTATGAAAAAAAGAAAAAAATTATTTATCTTATAAATGCTGGATATTCATACTCTTTAGCTGAAGATAACAAGAAAGCTATTGAATACTTAAATAAGGTGGCAAGTATGGATGATGAAACTTTTTCAAATCTTGCAAAATTTAAAATTGCCATGATTTATCTTAAGAACAATGATAAAGAGCGGACAATCAAATCGTTAAAGGAAATCATAAATGGAAAATCTATTGTTATGAAAGATGCTGCTTTATTTGAGCTGGCAAAAGTCACTGATAACAGAGAGGAGTCCAGAAAATATTATGAAGAGCTTATTAATAAGTTTCCTTATTCTACAATGGTTGAACCAGCAAAAGTTGAGTTAGAAAAGTTAAATCATTAA
- a CDS encoding ABC transporter substrate-binding protein, translating to MSGSVLKIFLIITLFLLIPSFIYATQYNDTIVLGMSAAFKGPTRGLGIELYRGAMAYFDYINRNGGIYGKKIVIKAYDDGYNPIPTIKNTIKLVEEDRVFTLFNYVGTPTVTRILPILKSYSNRNIYLFFPFTGALPHRKPPYDEYVFNLRASYEQETGGLVENFIKIGRKKIGIFYQADAYGRSGWDGVRKTLAKYGSKIVAEATYKRGAKYSESFKKQVEILKNAGADAVISVGAYAACAGFIRDARDMGWDVPIANVSFVGSEFMINLLLEEEKKTGKKYTHNLINSQVVPSYEDMSLPAVRQYRAFMDKYNPMPPPELMEADYKPLKYSFVSFEGFLNAKVIVEVLKRLGKEPKRENIKKVVEHIKNLDIGIDEKISFSPLKHQALDRVYYTTYKNGKFVPIKDWSEWKK from the coding sequence ATGTCAGGTTCAGTTTTAAAGATTTTTTTAATCATCACTCTTTTTTTATTAATTCCCTCCTTCATATATGCCACACAATACAATGATACCATAGTTCTTGGTATGTCAGCAGCCTTTAAGGGTCCAACAAGAGGACTTGGAATAGAGCTTTACAGAGGAGCAATGGCATACTTTGATTACATTAACCGAAATGGTGGCATTTACGGAAAAAAAATCGTTATTAAAGCTTACGATGACGGTTATAATCCGATTCCCACAATAAAAAACACCATAAAGCTCGTTGAAGAAGACAGAGTTTTTACCCTGTTTAACTATGTTGGAACTCCTACTGTAACAAGAATACTGCCAATACTGAAAAGTTACAGCAATAGGAATATTTATTTATTTTTCCCTTTTACAGGAGCTCTACCTCACAGAAAGCCTCCTTATGATGAATATGTATTTAATTTAAGAGCATCCTATGAACAGGAAACAGGTGGGCTTGTGGAGAATTTCATAAAAATTGGAAGAAAAAAAATAGGAATCTTTTATCAGGCTGATGCCTATGGAAGAAGTGGATGGGATGGCGTAAGAAAAACACTTGCAAAATACGGTTCTAAAATAGTAGCAGAGGCAACATATAAAAGAGGTGCTAAATATTCAGAGAGTTTTAAAAAACAGGTTGAGATTCTAAAAAACGCTGGAGCAGATGCTGTTATATCCGTTGGTGCTTATGCAGCCTGTGCAGGATTTATAAGAGATGCAAGAGACATGGGATGGGATGTTCCTATTGCAAATGTATCTTTTGTAGGTAGTGAATTTATGATAAATCTTCTTCTTGAAGAAGAGAAAAAAACTGGTAAAAAATATACCCACAATCTGATAAACTCTCAGGTTGTACCAAGCTATGAAGACATGAGTTTACCGGCAGTAAGGCAGTATAGAGCTTTTATGGATAAGTATAATCCCATGCCACCTCCAGAGTTGATGGAGGCAGACTATAAACCCCTTAAATACAGTTTTGTAAGCTTTGAAGGCTTTCTTAATGCAAAAGTTATTGTTGAAGTTCTTAAAAGACTTGGCAAAGAACCAAAAAGAGAAAATATTAAAAAAGTGGTGGAACATATTAAAAATCTTGATATAGGCATTGATGAAAAAATTAGTTTCTCTCCGCTGAAACATCAGGCATTGGATAGAGTTTATTATACAACTTACAAAAATGGCAAATTTGTTCCAATAAAAGACTGGAGCGAGTGGAAAAAATGA
- a CDS encoding histidinol phosphate phosphatase domain-containing protein, with product MIDFHIHSVFSDGELIPAEIIRRAEAIGYKALAITDHADQSNIELIIPRIVKAMKDIQPFTSVVLLPGIELTHVPPYTIPEMAKEARRLGAKIVIVHGETLVEPVKEGTNRMALQSDIDILAHPGLITEEEASWAAERKIYLEITSRRGHSLSNGHVASMALKHGAKLVINTDSHSPGDFISKDFAIKVLRGAGLSQVEINKVFQNMEEIVRRKA from the coding sequence GTGATAGACTTTCACATTCACAGTGTTTTCAGCGATGGAGAATTGATTCCTGCAGAGATTATCAGAAGAGCCGAGGCAATTGGTTATAAAGCCCTTGCAATAACTGACCATGCAGATCAGTCAAACATTGAGTTAATTATTCCAAGAATTGTAAAAGCAATGAAGGATATTCAGCCTTTTACCAGTGTTGTTTTACTTCCAGGAATAGAGCTAACCCATGTTCCTCCATATACAATTCCAGAAATGGCAAAAGAAGCACGAAGGCTTGGTGCAAAAATAGTTATTGTTCATGGTGAAACCCTTGTTGAGCCAGTTAAAGAAGGAACAAATAGAATGGCTCTGCAGTCAGACATTGACATTCTTGCTCATCCAGGATTGATAACTGAGGAAGAAGCATCATGGGCAGCAGAGCGAAAAATATATCTTGAGATTACATCAAGAAGGGGTCACAGCCTCAGCAATGGTCATGTTGCCAGCATGGCTTTAAAACATGGGGCAAAACTTGTTATTAACACTGATTCCCATTCACCTGGAGATTTTATCTCAAAGGATTTTGCCATAAAAGTATTAAGAGGTGCCGGGCTATCTCAGGTAGAGATCAATAAAGTATTTCAGAATATGGAAGAAATTGTAAGGAGGAAGGCTTAA
- the extJ gene encoding selenite/tellurite reduction operon protein ExtJ yields the protein MKKAIALLIVLTFVFAVAFVSFAADTKKTEVVQGTITKIEGKKLTIKQADGKEVTVEVKNVKGIKVGDKVTVKDGVVTKEKGKEATPTPKKKKAVEGC from the coding sequence ATGAAAAAAGCAATAGCATTACTGATTGTTTTAACATTTGTATTTGCAGTAGCTTTTGTATCGTTTGCTGCAGATACTAAGAAAACTGAGGTGGTACAGGGGACGATTACAAAAATTGAAGGGAAAAAACTTACAATCAAGCAGGCTGATGGCAAAGAAGTTACAGTAGAAGTTAAAAATGTAAAAGGTATTAAAGTGGGAGACAAAGTTACAGTAAAAGATGGTGTGGTAACAAAAGAAAAAGGTAAAGAAGCCACACCAACACCGAAGAAGAAAAAAGCTGTTGAAGGTTGTTAA
- a CDS encoding sulfurtransferase TusA family protein yields MAVILLDARGLKCPQPTIQMTIKALKMKKGDILEVIADCPTFENDVKNWCRRNNKTLLWIKDEGNGVKRCQVQF; encoded by the coding sequence ATGGCAGTGATTTTACTTGATGCTCGTGGCTTAAAATGTCCACAACCAACAATTCAGATGACAATCAAAGCATTAAAAATGAAAAAGGGAGATATTCTTGAAGTTATTGCAGACTGTCCAACCTTTGAAAACGATGTTAAAAACTGGTGCAGAAGAAACAATAAAACTCTTCTTTGGATAAAGGATGAAGGCAATGGAGTGAAAAGATGTCAGGTTCAGTTTTAA
- a CDS encoding response regulator, with translation MKILIVDDEPLIRELILQIIEEIEDMQIQAVEACDGVEGLELIRKEKPDIVLLDIMMPKMSGFEICRILQKEPPSWKMKVVMLTAKGQEIDKQTARELGVKWYVTKPFKIDDIIKLLRELAEEE, from the coding sequence ATGAAAATATTAATAGTTGATGATGAGCCTCTCATAAGAGAGCTAATTTTACAGATAATTGAAGAGATAGAGGATATGCAGATTCAGGCAGTTGAAGCATGCGATGGCGTTGAAGGTCTTGAGTTAATTAGAAAGGAAAAACCTGACATAGTTTTACTGGACATAATGATGCCCAAAATGAGTGGATTTGAGATTTGTAGAATTCTACAGAAAGAGCCACCTTCGTGGAAGATGAAAGTTGTTATGCTTACAGCAAAGGGACAGGAAATAGACAAACAGACTGCCAGGGAACTGGGAGTAAAATGGTATGTTACAAAACCATTTAAAATAGATGATATAATAAAACTTTTAAGAGAACTTGCAGAGGAGGAATAA
- a CDS encoding ATP-binding protein yields the protein MSKLFQKTLLGIIFLFAIIFVTISVFSGWHLYNNLAEEYKSKGTAIASSIASSSAETILNLDSATVQAMIDQFLEIEGVSYVFVVDSTGEIISHTFIPTIPEEIKEIAQIHKSGIKDVSIQGAGDFLDIVSPITEGAVGYVHVGMNKNNINQKMWAVLGKQLTLLCLIFIFSVLLAYFMVNRISQPLNQLTEYAKKLLAHDFDAKVEIKSKDEIGLLANTMQSMANNINEVFDRYEFALKDAVVELQDTLAYLTTIIDNMADGLIVVDKDGVINHINPAASEMFGKAEFEMIGKNIDILGKELNKLVEKSLNTEEVVSTEINLVNKRIGKAVAKSIKKEYFSEESEAKGILGSVILIRDITQEKEVDRLKTEFITVVSHELRTPLTSILGFVEMINKKFVENILPHLDLNDSKLSKAVSKINKNFNIIFSEGERITSLINDVLDISKLESGKTVWNFAEISLNEVITDAYKALSSLFEQKGLPCYIEIQPDLPVINADRERLIQVVINLLSNALKFTERGYVKCKAQLNGDEILVSVEDTGIGIPEEEKDRIFEKFKQVGDLIRGKPRGTGLGLPISKQIVEAHGGKIWVESILGRGSTFYFTIPLKRKWEGVNENINS from the coding sequence ATGTCAAAGCTTTTTCAGAAAACACTGCTTGGAATAATATTTCTCTTTGCTATTATATTCGTAACAATAAGTGTTTTTTCTGGATGGCATCTCTATAATAATCTGGCTGAAGAATACAAATCAAAAGGAACTGCTATTGCAAGTAGCATTGCCTCATCTTCTGCAGAAACAATTCTCAATCTTGATTCTGCCACTGTTCAGGCAATGATAGATCAGTTTCTTGAAATTGAAGGAGTTTCCTATGTTTTTGTTGTTGACTCCACAGGTGAGATAATCTCACATACATTTATTCCCACAATTCCTGAAGAGATTAAGGAAATTGCCCAGATACATAAAAGTGGCATAAAAGATGTAAGTATTCAGGGAGCAGGAGATTTTTTGGACATAGTTTCTCCAATTACAGAAGGAGCTGTAGGTTACGTTCACGTGGGAATGAATAAAAACAACATCAATCAAAAAATGTGGGCTGTGCTTGGTAAACAGCTTACACTTCTTTGTCTAATCTTTATTTTTAGTGTGCTTCTTGCATACTTTATGGTTAATAGAATATCCCAGCCCCTTAATCAGTTGACTGAATATGCTAAAAAGCTTCTTGCCCATGACTTTGATGCTAAAGTGGAGATTAAATCAAAGGATGAAATAGGACTTCTTGCCAATACAATGCAATCAATGGCAAATAACATAAATGAAGTATTTGACAGATACGAGTTTGCTCTTAAAGATGCTGTTGTAGAGCTTCAGGATACTCTTGCCTATCTGACCACCATAATTGATAACATGGCTGATGGACTCATTGTTGTTGATAAAGACGGAGTAATAAATCACATTAATCCAGCTGCTTCAGAAATGTTTGGTAAGGCAGAGTTTGAAATGATAGGGAAAAATATTGATATTCTTGGAAAGGAACTAAATAAACTGGTAGAAAAATCTCTTAATACTGAAGAAGTTGTTTCTACTGAGATAAATCTTGTTAATAAAAGGATTGGAAAGGCTGTTGCAAAAAGCATTAAAAAAGAGTATTTTTCTGAAGAATCAGAGGCAAAAGGAATTCTTGGTTCTGTTATCTTAATAAGAGACATTACTCAGGAAAAAGAAGTTGACAGACTTAAAACTGAGTTTATCACTGTGGTAAGTCATGAATTAAGAACGCCGCTTACTTCAATACTTGGATTTGTTGAGATGATAAATAAGAAGTTCGTTGAAAATATTCTTCCCCATCTTGACCTTAACGATTCAAAGTTATCCAAAGCAGTAAGCAAGATTAATAAAAATTTTAACATCATTTTTTCTGAAGGAGAGAGGATTACATCTTTGATAAATGATGTTCTTGACATTTCAAAACTTGAGTCAGGTAAGACAGTATGGAATTTCGCAGAGATTTCACTAAATGAAGTCATAACAGATGCATACAAGGCTCTTTCATCGCTTTTTGAACAGAAAGGGCTTCCCTGCTACATAGAGATTCAACCAGATTTGCCAGTTATTAACGCTGATAGAGAAAGACTCATTCAGGTGGTAATTAATCTGCTATCAAATGCTTTAAAGTTTACTGAAAGAGGATATGTAAAATGCAAAGCACAGCTTAATGGAGATGAAATACTCGTATCTGTGGAAGACACTGGTATAGGAATTCCTGAAGAAGAAAAAGACAGGATTTTTGAGAAATTTAAACAGGTTGGAGACCTTATAAGGGGTAAACCAAGGGGCACAGGATTGGGGCTTCCAATTTCAAAGCAGATTGTTGAAGCTCATGGAGGAAAAATCTGGGTTGAAAGCATATTGGGCAGAGGAAGCACATTTTATTTCACGATTCCTTTAAAAAGAAAATGGGAGGGAGTTAATGAAAATATTAATAGTTGA
- a CDS encoding hydrolase: MSFEKFFISPENALFVIIDMQEKLAKAMKEDILEKTVKNIITFVELCKIYQIPIIFTEQYPKGLGKTLEEIKSLINDEAIEKISFSSAGEEKFISKIRELNRQKIILTGMETHVCVWQTALDLLQRGYHVFVPSDAVCSRKKQDWKIGIELMKNAGAVITCTETLVFQLLKKAGTAEFKKMLEFIK; this comes from the coding sequence ATGAGCTTTGAAAAGTTTTTTATAAGCCCTGAAAATGCTCTGTTTGTAATAATTGATATGCAGGAAAAACTTGCTAAGGCAATGAAAGAGGATATTCTTGAGAAAACAGTAAAAAATATCATTACATTTGTTGAACTTTGCAAAATTTATCAAATTCCCATTATCTTTACCGAACAGTATCCAAAAGGATTGGGAAAAACTCTTGAGGAGATAAAGAGCTTGATCAATGATGAAGCCATTGAAAAAATAAGTTTTAGCTCAGCGGGAGAGGAAAAATTCATCAGCAAAATTCGAGAGCTTAACAGGCAAAAAATCATTCTTACAGGAATGGAAACCCATGTATGTGTATGGCAGACAGCACTTGACCTGCTTCAAAGGGGCTACCATGTTTTTGTTCCTTCTGATGCTGTATGCAGCCGTAAAAAACAGGACTGGAAAATAGGGATTGAACTCATGAAAAATGCTGGTGCAGTTATAACATGCACGGAAACACTGGTATTTCAACTGCTTAAAAAAGCAGGAACAGCTGAGTTTAAAAAAATGCTGGAGTTTATAAAGTGA